One window of the Shewanella cyperi genome contains the following:
- the ribD gene encoding bifunctional diaminohydroxyphosphoribosylaminopyrimidine deaminase/5-amino-6-(5-phosphoribosylamino)uracil reductase RibD, with product MWSATDTQMMSRAIMLARRGSYTTRPNPNVGCVIVDSDGAIVGEGWHIRAGGPHAEVHALRQAGDKARGATAYVTLEPCSHYGRTPPCAKALIEHGLKRVVVAMTDPNPEVAGRGIKLLQDAGIEVESGLLEGDARSLNPGFLSRMERKRPYVRVKLAASIDGKTALANGESKWITGPEARRDVQRLRAQSCALITGIGTVLADDPSLNVRHAELGGLGNSLAEAELIQPVRVVLDSNCRISAKAKLFGIESPVILVSARPYEPELLKALPHFVSTLVLPSTDGRIDLAALLTHLGQSCNLVLVEAGAKLAGSFVEQGLCDELVLYQAPKILGSHGRDLLQLPDFQTMDAIPSLTLVDERRLGQDRRFVFRLAAA from the coding sequence ATGTGGTCTGCAACCGATACCCAAATGATGAGCCGCGCCATCATGCTGGCGCGGCGCGGCAGTTACACCACCCGCCCCAACCCCAATGTGGGTTGCGTCATAGTGGATAGCGACGGCGCCATAGTGGGCGAGGGTTGGCATATACGTGCCGGCGGCCCCCACGCCGAGGTCCATGCCCTGCGCCAGGCGGGCGACAAGGCCCGCGGCGCCACAGCTTACGTCACCCTGGAACCCTGCAGCCATTACGGCCGCACGCCCCCCTGCGCCAAGGCGCTGATTGAGCACGGCCTCAAGCGGGTGGTGGTGGCCATGACAGATCCCAATCCCGAGGTGGCCGGTCGCGGCATTAAACTATTGCAGGATGCCGGTATCGAGGTGGAATCCGGCCTGCTGGAAGGCGATGCCCGCAGCCTGAACCCGGGATTTTTATCGCGTATGGAGCGCAAACGCCCCTATGTGCGGGTCAAGCTGGCCGCAAGTATCGATGGCAAAACGGCCCTGGCCAACGGCGAGTCCAAATGGATTACCGGCCCTGAGGCGCGACGTGATGTGCAGCGGCTCCGGGCCCAAAGCTGCGCCCTTATAACAGGCATAGGCACAGTGCTGGCGGATGACCCCAGTCTCAATGTTCGCCATGCTGAGCTCGGCGGTTTGGGCAATAGTCTTGCCGAGGCCGAGCTGATTCAACCGGTGCGGGTGGTGCTGGACAGCAACTGCCGCATTTCGGCCAAGGCCAAACTCTTCGGAATCGAAAGCCCTGTGATCCTGGTGTCGGCCAGGCCCTATGAGCCGGAGCTGCTCAAAGCCTTGCCCCATTTTGTCAGCACCCTGGTGCTGCCATCGACCGATGGCCGCATTGATCTTGCCGCGCTGCTGACTCACTTGGGCCAGAGCTGCAATCTGGTGCTGGTGGAAGCCGGTGCCAAGCTGGCCGGCAGTTTTGTTGAGCAGGGTTTGTGCGATGAACTGGTGTTGTACCAGGCGCCCAAGATCCTCGGCAGCCATGGTCGAGATCTGCTGCAATTGCCGGACTTCCAGACCATGGATGCCATACCTTCCCTGACTTTGGTGGACGAGCGCCGCCTGGGCCAGGACAGAAGATTTGTTTTCAGACTCGCTGCGGCCTGA
- a CDS encoding riboflavin synthase has translation MFTGIIEAVGTLSRLERMGDDIRLTVNSGKLDLSDVRLGDSIATNGVCLTVVQCLKDGYVADVSAETVKLTGFGDYRPGTRVNLEKAVTPTTRLGGHLVSGHVDGRATVVSRSNLGKAIEFWLEAPAELARYIAHKGSITIDGVSLTVNEVDGNRFRLTIVPHTASETTLLELSVGDRVNLEVDQIARYLERLMQSGKEQGSGGVTMELLARSGFLG, from the coding sequence ATGTTTACCGGAATTATCGAAGCCGTCGGTACCTTGAGCAGGCTGGAGCGTATGGGCGATGACATTCGCCTCACGGTCAACAGCGGCAAGCTGGATCTCAGTGACGTGCGCCTCGGCGACAGCATAGCCACCAACGGCGTGTGCCTGACCGTGGTGCAGTGCCTGAAGGACGGCTATGTGGCCGATGTTTCCGCCGAAACGGTCAAGTTGACCGGCTTTGGTGACTATCGCCCCGGCACTAGGGTTAATCTGGAAAAGGCCGTGACCCCAACTACCCGTCTCGGCGGTCATCTGGTCAGCGGCCACGTTGATGGTCGCGCCACTGTGGTATCCCGCAGCAACCTCGGCAAGGCCATCGAATTTTGGCTTGAAGCCCCGGCTGAGCTTGCGCGCTACATAGCCCACAAGGGCTCAATCACTATCGATGGCGTCAGTCTGACGGTCAACGAAGTGGACGGCAATCGCTTCCGCCTCACCATAGTGCCGCACACCGCCAGCGAAACCACCCTGCTTGAGCTGAGTGTCGGCGACAGGGTCAACTTGGAAGTGGACCAGATTGCCCGCTATCTGGAGCGGCTGATGCAATCCGGCAAAGAGCAGGGCAGCGGTGGTGTCACCATGGAGCTGCTGGCGCGCTCGGGATTTCTCGGATAA
- the nrdR gene encoding transcriptional regulator NrdR produces the protein MHCPFCNATDTKVIDSRLVGEGHQVRRRRECTECHERFTTFEGAELVMPRVIKRDGSRQPFDEEKLRGGMLRAVEKRPVSMDQIEEALTKIKSTLRATGEREVPSEMIGNLMMDSLIELDKVAYIRFASVYRAFEDVSEFGEAIARLQKN, from the coding sequence ATGCACTGCCCATTTTGCAACGCAACCGATACCAAGGTCATAGACTCACGGCTGGTGGGGGAAGGGCATCAGGTACGGCGGCGGCGGGAGTGCACCGAGTGCCACGAGCGCTTCACCACCTTTGAAGGTGCCGAACTGGTGATGCCCAGGGTCATCAAGCGTGACGGCAGCCGTCAGCCCTTCGATGAAGAGAAGCTGCGCGGCGGCATGCTGCGGGCGGTTGAAAAACGCCCGGTGTCCATGGATCAGATAGAAGAAGCCCTGACCAAGATTAAATCCACCCTGCGCGCCACCGGCGAGCGGGAAGTGCCATCGGAAATGATTGGCAACCTGATGATGGACAGCCTGATTGAACTCGACAAAGTGGCCTATATCCGCTTTGCTTCTGTGTATCGCGCCTTCGAAGACGTGTCCGAGTTCGGTGAGGCCATCGCCAGGCTGCAAAAGAACTAA